A region from the Salminus brasiliensis chromosome 22, fSalBra1.hap2, whole genome shotgun sequence genome encodes:
- the sh3bp1 gene encoding SH3 domain-binding protein 1, with protein sequence MLKQFNLLKQFGGVGKSQDATDLLSEDLVLVEQRVEPARKAAQIIHKKLTSCLQSQQGLDTDKRMKKLPLMMLSISMAESFKDFDAESSIRKVLEMCCFMQKFLAQTLADFEMKLEKDVLEPLNKLSEEDLPEILKNKKQFAKLTTDWHNARTKSQGSTGPQAKQDGLREEVEEAWRRLELIKDQYSADLYHFATKEDEYANYFILLLELQAAYHRVSYEFLAKNITEIKESQSQTESQVGFSTGKVYGASLHSHLETCGQEIALPIRECVNMLLRTGLREEGLFRLAAAASVVKKLKNSLDSGTVDHSEFSTDPHAVAGALKSYLRELPEPLMTFELYNDWFKAAGEKEIDDKLEQLRAVLKKLPQQNYNNLRYLVQFLACLSEQQAVNRMTPSNIAIVLGPNLLWPRTEGETSLLDMASASSVQVVTIIEPLIQYSKSLFPEEVDFEIPELPELSPSVSQRSLSDSVFPSSPPATAHASVSKTDSPTSSEDFGAAQLVKTGSVNRGATVWESNSTVPVSQSSAPGSGPNPLPYLNLQAQKKAQIQPQSQSQAAAQPKEPSPAEFGSSSEPTLKITTPFKPRRSFIQARSSREPMAVSFIKPKAPIAPSSQVGIPPTPVPRNFPAALPTVPEAHVQPAAKAQAPSALPASLPEGGPQRKAPGRRPNVPPPLPPQQLPKQLSSSAQ encoded by the exons ATGCTTAAGCAATTTAACCTCCTAAAGCAGTTTGGAGGTGTGGGGAA GTCACAAGATGCAACTGACCTCCTCTCGGAAGATTTGGTTTTG gTGGAGCAGCGAGTGGAGCCGGCCAGGAAAGCTGCCCAGATCATTCATAAAAAGCTGACAAGCTGCCTGCAGAGTCAGCAGGGTCTGGATACAGACAAACGCATG AAAAAGCTTCCCCTCATGATGCTGTCTATCAGTATGGCTGAAAGCTTTAAAGATTTTGATGCTGAGTCGTCTATTAG GAAAGTTCTGGAAATGTGCTGCTTCATGCAAAAGTTTCTGGCACAAACTTTGGCAGACTTTGAGATGAAGCTGGAAAAAGATGTTCTGGAGCCTCTAAATAAACTCAGTGAG gaaGACCTTCCAGAGATTCTGAAGAACAAGAAGCAGTTTGCTAAACTCACAACAGACTGGCACAATGCACGCACCAA ATCCCAGGGTAGTACAGGCCCTCAGGCCAAGCAAGATGGACTGAGGGAAGAAGTGGAGGAAGCCTGGAGGAGACTGGAGTTGATTAAG GATCAGTATTCAGCGGATCTTTACCATTTTGCCACTAAGGAAGATGAGTATGCCAACTACTTCATTCTT CTCTTAGAACTTCAGGCTGCATACCACAGAGTCTCCTATGAATTCTTGGCCAAAAATATCACTGAGATCAAGGAAAGTCAGAGCCAAACAG AGTCCCAGGTGGGCTTTTCTACAGGTAAAGTCTACGGGGCTTCTCTGCACTCTCACCTGGAGACCTGTGGCCAAGAGATTGCTCTGCCCATTCGGGAATGCGTTAACATGCTGCTGCGTACAGGACTCAGGGAAGAG GGTTTGTTCAGGCTGGCAGCCGCTGCCTCGGTGGTGAAGAAACTGAAGAACAGCCTGGATTCAGGGACAGTGGACCACTCTGAATTCAGCACTGACCCGCATGCTGTAGCAG GTGCCCTGAAGTCTTACCTGAGAGAACTGCCGGAACCTCTCATGACATTTGAACTATATAACGACTGGTTCAAGGCAGCAGG agagaaagaaatagatGACAAATTGGAGCAGTTGCGGGCAGTACTGAAAAAACTTCCTCAACAGAACTACAACAACCTCCG ATACCTTGTTCAGTTTCTGGCATGTTTGTCAGAGCAGCAGGCTGTGAACAGGATGACTCCAAGTAATATTGCCATAGTGCTCGGACCTAACCTTCTTTGGCCTCGTACTGAGGG TGAGACATCCCTGCTGGACATGGCGTCTGCCTCCTCAGTTCAGGTTGTGACAATTATAGAACCGCTGATACAGTACTCGAAAAGTCTGTTTCCTGAAG AAGTTGATTTTGAGATTCCCGAACTACCAGAGCTGTCTCCATCAGTATCTCAAAGAAGCCTGTCTGACAGTGTGTTTCCCTCCTCTCCACCTGCCACTGCTCATGCATCTGTCTCAAAGACTGACAG CCCAACTTCATCCGAAGACTTTGGAGCAGCACAGTTGGTTAAGACCGGCTCAGTGAATCGTGGTGCaacagtatgggagagtaatagCACTGTTCCAGTCAGTCAGTCGTCTGCACCGGGCTCAGGTCCAAATCCACTCCCCTATCTGAATCTACAGGCCCAGAAAAAGGCACAAATCCAACCCCAGTCTCAGAGTCAGGCCGCCGCTCAGCCGAAGGAGCCCAGTCCTGCAGAATTTGGCAGTTCCTCTGAGCCGACACTGAAGATCACCACTCCATTCAAAC CAAGGAGGTCTTTCATTCAGGCCAGGTCAAGTAGAGAACCTATGGCTGTAAGTTTTATCAAACCCAAAGCCCCCATTGCTCCCTCGAGTCAAGTTGGAATTCCTCCGACGCCAGTGCCAAGAAACTTTCCGGCAGCCCTGCCCACAGTTCCTGAAGCACATGTGCAGCCTGCGGCCAAGGCCCAAGCTCCGTCTGCCCTTCCAGCTTCTCTGCCTGAAGGAGGCCCACAAAGAAAGGCCCCCGGCAGGAGACCCAATGTCCCACCTCCGCTTCCACCCCAGCAGCTGCCCAAGCAGCTCTCGTCCTCAGCCCAGTAA